The following are encoded together in the Pleurocapsa sp. FMAR1 genome:
- the moeB gene encoding molybdopterin-synthase adenylyltransferase MoeB — protein sequence MLNPNLEAIELNKDEYQRYSRHIILPEVGLEGQKRLKAASVLCIGSGGLGSPLLLYLAAAGIGRIGLVDFDIVDSSNLQRQIIHSESWVGKPKIQSAKDRIHSINPHCQVDLYETAISSENALDILAPYDVVVDGTDNFPTRYLTNDACVLLDKPNVYGSIFRFEGQATVFNYQGGPNYRDLYPEPPPPGMVPSCAEGGVLGVLCGIIGTIQATEAIKIILGAENTLSGRLLLYNAWDMKFRELKLRPNPERPVIEKLIDYQEFCGIPQAAAAAKEAENMIPEMSVKDLKQLMDSGKDDFVLLDVRNPHEYEIAKIDGSILVPLSELEDGSGINKVKELVNGHRLIAHCKLGGRSAKALNILKEAGIEGTNVKGGIAAWSEEIDSSIPQY from the coding sequence ATGCTTAATCCAAACTTGGAAGCAATCGAACTTAATAAAGATGAGTATCAAAGGTACTCGCGCCATATCATTCTGCCAGAAGTAGGATTAGAAGGACAAAAACGTCTCAAGGCAGCTAGCGTTCTCTGTATCGGTAGTGGTGGTCTTGGTTCTCCCCTTTTGTTATATCTTGCAGCAGCAGGTATTGGCAGAATTGGTCTAGTAGACTTTGATATTGTTGATAGTTCCAATTTGCAACGTCAGATTATTCACAGTGAATCATGGGTAGGCAAACCAAAGATTCAGTCAGCAAAAGACCGTATTCATAGTATTAATCCCCATTGTCAGGTAGATTTATACGAAACGGCTATTAGTTCCGAAAATGCCCTAGATATTTTAGCTCCTTATGACGTAGTTGTTGATGGTACAGATAACTTCCCTACTCGTTATTTGACTAACGATGCTTGTGTATTGCTAGACAAACCTAATGTCTACGGATCTATCTTCCGTTTTGAAGGACAGGCAACGGTCTTTAACTACCAGGGTGGCCCTAACTACCGCGATTTATATCCCGAACCACCACCACCAGGAATGGTTCCTTCCTGCGCCGAGGGAGGAGTATTAGGGGTTCTCTGTGGCATTATTGGCACAATTCAGGCAACAGAAGCAATTAAGATTATTTTGGGTGCAGAAAATACCCTCAGCGGTAGATTACTGCTTTATAATGCTTGGGACATGAAGTTCCGTGAGCTTAAGCTGCGACCTAATCCTGAGCGTCCTGTAATCGAAAAACTAATTGATTATCAAGAGTTTTGTGGTATACCTCAAGCAGCAGCAGCAGCCAAAGAGGCAGAAAATATGATCCCAGAAATGTCGGTCAAAGATTTGAAGCAGCTTATGGATAGCGGTAAAGATGATTTTGTCTTGCTAGATGTTCGTAATCCCCATGAATACGAAATTGCCAAAATTGACGGTTCGATTTTAGTTCCCTTGTCTGAACTAGAAGACGGCAGCGGCATAAATAAAGTAAAAGAATTAGTTAATGGTCATCGTCTTATTGCTCATTGTAAACTCGGAGGGCGATCGGCAAAAGCTTTAAATATTCTTAAAGAAGCGGGAATTGAAGGCACAAATGTCAAAGGCGGTATTGCCGCTTGGAGTGAGGAGATAGATTCTAGCATTCCACAATATTAG
- a CDS encoding sensor histidine kinase, with translation MSNDIGKILLAKTNTIAESWIESIRQNIDIKSSKGLAHTSVRNSIPLVIEALASLLSDSITDKPQQLKDGGLEHGFVRAEQGYDVAEIMREYSLLRTIIFATLKSDLLAGSKDEMFQAIELIDSVVDQVISLSLDSYVDGRLEEFKQLRGQLVLTNQELTRLVETQKEDLAHLAHELKSPLNSIMGFSSLLMQQQQRSTQGENALDLQMTRKVIKNSKQLLRLINDVLEMSRYEAGKIPLNVEALDLRSLILGVTEAFEPSANQKNLEIIFDDNDAPQLVQSDLLRLQQVVTNLVSNAIHYTESGTIRITCKSNDHNRWSIAVEDTGIGISPEVQTHIFEPYYRASSLGNGTGLGLAIVEKLVKLLQGKVDLVSQLEKGSTFTVTFPMTVVLS, from the coding sequence TTGAGCAACGATATTGGCAAAATTCTGCTAGCAAAAACCAACACCATCGCTGAAAGTTGGATCGAAAGCATTCGCCAAAATATAGACATCAAAAGCTCCAAAGGTCTTGCCCATACATCGGTACGCAACAGCATTCCTCTAGTTATAGAAGCACTGGCTAGTTTACTCTCAGATTCCATAACCGATAAACCGCAACAGTTAAAAGATGGTGGTTTAGAGCATGGATTTGTTAGAGCCGAACAAGGCTATGACGTGGCTGAAATTATGCGGGAATATAGTTTATTACGGACAATTATCTTTGCTACCTTGAAGTCAGATTTGTTAGCTGGCTCTAAAGATGAAATGTTTCAGGCAATAGAGCTTATTGATTCGGTAGTAGATCAAGTTATCTCTTTGTCTCTAGATAGCTATGTAGATGGGCGATTAGAAGAATTCAAGCAGCTAAGAGGTCAACTGGTACTAACCAATCAAGAATTAACGCGCCTAGTAGAGACACAAAAAGAAGATCTGGCTCATTTGGCACATGAACTCAAATCTCCCCTTAATTCTATAATGGGCTTTTCTAGCCTTTTGATGCAGCAACAGCAAAGATCTACTCAAGGAGAAAATGCTCTGGATCTACAAATGACCAGAAAAGTTATTAAAAATAGTAAACAATTGCTGCGTTTAATTAATGACGTGCTGGAAATGTCTCGTTATGAAGCGGGTAAAATACCCTTGAACGTGGAAGCGCTCGATTTGCGATCGCTAATCCTCGGAGTTACGGAAGCTTTTGAACCTTCTGCCAATCAAAAAAATCTGGAAATAATTTTTGATGACAATGACGCTCCCCAATTGGTACAAAGTGATTTATTAAGACTACAGCAGGTGGTTACTAATTTAGTTAGCAACGCTATTCACTACACCGAATCAGGAACTATAAGAATTACCTGTAAAAGCAATGACCATAATCGATGGTCAATTGCGGTTGAAGATACAGGTATAGGTATTAGCCCAGAAGTACAAACTCATATTTTTGAACCTTATTATCGAGCTAGTTCACTGGGCAATGGCACTGGCTTAGGATTAGCCATTGTTGAGAAGCTAGTCAAGCTACTGCAAGGCAAAGTTGATTTAGTTTCCCAACTCGAAAAAGGCTCTACTTTTACCGTAACTTTTCCCATGACGGTCGTTTTATCTTAG
- a CDS encoding SDR family NAD(P)-dependent oxidoreductase, translating into MDFGIKDKVAVISGGDSGMGRATAKLLAAEGVKIALIDKTNDELNTTAAEINKIGEAISVTADLTNLEAVEAAKQQILEHYGTVHILVNCAGITGSTKEFLSLTDEDWYETIDVDFMSAVRLCRAFIPSMQKEGWGRIVLIGSEDAVQPYTDEMPYCAAKAGILNLTKNLSKAFAKDGILINSVSPAYIATPMTDAMMEKRAKEKGMSFDEAIETFLDEKRPHLELRRRGKAQEVAAVIAFLCSQHSSFVVGANYRVDGGSVATVG; encoded by the coding sequence ATGGATTTTGGCATAAAAGATAAGGTAGCCGTAATTAGTGGAGGAGACTCTGGCATGGGCAGGGCAACAGCCAAGTTGTTAGCAGCCGAGGGCGTTAAAATTGCTTTAATAGATAAAACTAATGATGAATTAAACACAACCGCAGCAGAAATTAACAAGATTGGTGAAGCCATATCAGTAACCGCCGATTTAACAAACTTAGAAGCAGTTGAAGCAGCAAAACAACAGATACTTGAACATTATGGTACGGTTCATATTTTAGTCAACTGCGCTGGGATAACAGGTTCAACCAAAGAATTTTTAAGTCTAACCGATGAAGACTGGTACGAAACTATAGATGTTGATTTTATGTCTGCGGTAAGACTGTGTAGAGCTTTTATTCCCTCTATGCAGAAAGAAGGCTGGGGCAGAATTGTTCTCATTGGTTCAGAAGATGCCGTGCAGCCATACACCGATGAGATGCCTTACTGTGCAGCAAAAGCTGGAATACTCAATTTAACCAAAAATCTATCTAAAGCCTTTGCTAAGGACGGTATTTTGATCAACTCGGTTTCTCCTGCTTATATCGCCACACCGATGACTGATGCCATGATGGAAAAACGAGCCAAAGAAAAAGGAATGAGTTTTGACGAAGCAATTGAAACTTTTCTGGATGAAAAACGCCCTCACTTAGAATTACGTCGTCGAGGCAAGGCGCAAGAAGTAGCTGCGGTAATTGCCTTTCTTTGTTCTCAACACTCAAGTTTTGTCGTGGGTGCAAATTATCGAGTTGATGGTGGTTCTGTAGCCACCGTTGGTTAA